The nucleotide sequence AATTCTTGTCCTTCGAGTGGTATCCCTTCGATGAGGTTTGCGAGCCGCCAGCGGCGCACTTGCAACAGGCGGCAGCGCTGCTGGCTTCCGGGATAGCAGAGCTTTACCGGCAAGGATTAGCGCGCGACATCCCGCTCTATATCACCGAATACGGCTATTCCGCGTTCTCTGCTCAGGCGGAAGTCGATCTGACCGGCGCCTTGTTCAACGCCGATACCGTGGGAACCTTCCTGACCCTCGGCGGCGCAACCGCCTATCTGTACGGCTACGAGCCCAGCCCGATTTATCAGGGGCCGGACTGTGAAACCTGGGGTAACAACACCCTGTTTTTAGCGGACGAGCGCCGCCGGATTTTGGCGCGCACCGCAACTTATCACGCCGCAACCTTATTGAACCGCCAATGGGTAGGGAACCCGACCCAGGCCCATGAGGTTTATCCGGCCAGACTGGATAATACTATTTCAGATGACCCATCGCCGTTGAGCGTTTATGCTGTAAGGCGTCCCGATCGACGATGGGCGATTTTGGCAATCAACAAGGACCCGGAACGAGACTGGACTATCGCGCTGCGTTTCGCGGGACCCGGATCCGCTACTATTGCGCCGGTGCTCGGCCCCGCCGATCTTTATCAGTTTTCCGCCGCGCAGTACCGCTGGCAAGCGAACGGCGAGCGCGGGCGACCGTCGCGCAGTCGCCCGCCCAAGCACACCCGCCTGACCGACCGCGCTCCGGTGAGCGTGCGGTTACCACCGTGGTCGTTGACGGTGGTTCGAAGCGCGGGACCGCGATCTTGAGCGACCGCACCGTGCTTCATCGCCGCCCTTCAACAGCGCCCGCAACCTGACTGACGAACGACTTTCGACCGCAAGCTATCGACATGTCCCAACCCCTGCTCAAACCGGAAGACCCAGCCAGTATCGATGCGCCAGCAACGCCAGCGGAAAGCGGCGCTGTCATGGTCAAGCCCGTCTTCTTCGATCCCGCGCGCAAGCGCTGGCCGCGCCTGCGCGCGGGAATGATGCTGGCAGCGCTCGGCCTGACGGTGCTGTTGGGGGGGCTTCTGGTCAGCATCCTGGCCAGTCCGGTGCTGCCCGCGCTCAACCTGCCGGGCGCCAGTTTTTTGCCACAAGGAGCTCACGCCGTTCCCGCCCTGCCCGCGCTAGCGCCCGAACGCGCGCTCACCCGCCGCGAGCGCGCCCTGCATAAAACCAAGCTGAAGTTGGCTCGGGAGCGCGAGCGCGATTTGCGGCAGCTGCTGTCGGCTCAAGTTCATAAAGTGGGTCTCATCGCGGACAAACCGCAACTCGCCATCGGGTTTTTCGTGAACTGGGACGATTCGAGCATGACCTCGCTCAAGCAGAATCTCGGCAGCCTGGATATGGTGATTGCCGAATGGCTGCACCTGGCGGCCGAGGATGGCTCGTTGCGAGAAGACGATCCCGTCCGCCAGTCGCAGGCCACGAGCTACATTCGCACCCGCCATCCCGATTTGCCGATTATCCCGCTGCTCAACAACTGGAACGGTCGCGACTGGGAAGGCGTAAAAGTGGGGCGGGTGCTGGCCAGCCAGCCGGCGCGGACGCGCGTTATCGAGCAGTTGCTGGCCTATGTGGAACGCCACAATTTCGCCGGCGTCAGCATCGACTTCGAAAACATTCCCACCAAGGCTCAGCCCGACTTCCAGCGCTTCATGGCCGAACTCTACACCGTGTTCCATCCGAAGAATTTATCGGTCTCGGTCAACGTACCGGCCAGCGATCCGGCCTTCGACTACCGCAAATTGGCCAGCAGCGCCGACTACCTAATCCTGATGGCCTACGACGAACACTGGTCCACCGGCACTCCCGGCCCCATCGCCAGCCTGCCTTGGTTCGCCAAGGTGCTGCGCCAGCGCCAGCATGACGTACCCGCCGCCAAAATGATCGTCGCCATCGGTAATTACGCTTACGATTGGGAAAAAGGCCACCCCGCCGAGGAACGGACCTTTGAAGAAGCGGTGCTGGTCGCCAAGGAATCGGAAGGCGCTATCCGGCTCGATCCCGTGTCGCTCAATCCCACATTCGACTACGCCGATGACAACGATCGCATCCACCATGTCTGGATGTTGGACGCCGTAACGGCTTTCAATCAGTTGGTGGTGGTGGGTTCAATACGCCCGCGCGGGGTCGCGCTCTGGCGTCTGGGCAGCGAAGATCCGGCGCTCTGGCGGGTGTTTGGCAAAACCGAACCGATGGACGCGGCGCGCGCCGCGGCATTGAGCGAAATTCATTTCGGCTACGGCCTGGATTACGAAGGACAGGGCGAGGTCCTCGAAATCACCGCCCGCCCGCAGCCGGGCGCTCGGACCCTCACCTTCGACCCGAAACGCAACTTGATTACCGCCGAACACTACACGCAATTTCCGTCGCCCTACATGATTACCCGGCACGGCGGCGCGCCGCGCAAGGTCGCCTTGACCTTCGACGACGGCCCCGATTCGCGCTACACCCCTCAGATTCTCGATGAGCTTCACAAAGCCGGAGTTCCGGCCACCTTCTTCATCATCGGCGTCAACGGCGAGCTGAATCCCGAGTTATTGCGCCGCGAGGTCGATGAAGGCCATGAGATCGGCAATCACACCTTCACCCATCCCAACATTTCCAGCATTTCCTCGGGTCAGTTTCAGCTCGAACTGTCCGCGACCCAGCGCCTGCTGGCCAGCGCGGTGGGTCGCCATTCGTTGCTGTTTCGCCCGCCTTACGCGGTCGACGCCGAACCCGAAACCATCGACCAGCTCCGCCCTATCGAGTGGGCGTCCGAACAAGGCTATCTGGTGGTGGGGATGCAGATCGACCCTGACGATTGGCAGCGACCCGGCGTGGAGGAGATCGTCCGGCGCACCGTGGCCGAGGCGGAACGCGGCGAGGGCAACATGATCCTGCTGCACGACGCCGGCGGCGACCGCGACCAAACCGTGGAAGCCGTTCCCAAAATCGTTGCGGCGTTGCGCGAGCGGGGTTTCCAGTTTGTGACCGTTTCGGATTTGCTGGGCCGCAGCCGCGACGCGGTCATGCCGTTGGTGCCGCCGGACAGTCGGTGGCAAACCTGGTGGGACGGGGCGGCGTTCGGCGTGTTCAACTGGGCGGCCGCGCTCGTCCATTGGCTGTTCTTACTGGGTATCGTGCTCGGCATCGCCCGTTTGCTGTTTATCGGCGTGCTCGCGCTCTATCAACGCTGGCGCGGCCGGCGCGCGGTCTTTGACCCGACCTACGCGCCCTCGGTGGCGGTGATTGTGCCCGCCTACAACGAAGAAAAAGTCATTGCCCAGACCATCGCTTCCCTGTTGGCCAGCCAGCATCCCCAGCACTTCGAAATTATTGTGATCGACGACGGTTCCGGCGACGCCACGTATCGGGTGGCCCGGGAAACATTCGCAAACGAGCCACGGGTGCGGGTCTTTACCAAACCCAACGGCGGCAAACCGGCCGCGCTTAACTTCGGTCTGGCGCAGACCCGCGCGGAAATCGTCGTGGCCTTGGATGCCGACACCGTTTTCACTCGCGACACCATCAACAAATTAGTCCGGCATTTTGCCGATCCACGGATTGGGGCGGTGGCTGGCAACGCCAAGGTCGGCAACCGGGTCAACCTGCTCACCCGCTGGCAGGCGCTGGAATATATCACCAGCCAGAATCTGGACCGACGCGCCTTCGATGTGCTCAACTGCATCACGGTGGTTCCCGGCGCGGTGGGCGCCTGGCGGCGCGAGCTGATCGTCCAGACCGGCGGCTTCACTCACCTCACGCTAGCGGAGGACGCCGACCTCACCATGGAGATTCGCAAGCTGGGCCATGCCATCGCGTATGAAGATGAAGCGGTGGCGCTGACCGAGGCGCCCGACACCGTGCGCGGGTTCATCCGCCAACGCTACCGGTGGATGTATGGCACCATGCAGGCGGCCTGGAAACACCGCGATGTATTGTTCCGGCCGCGCCACGGCGCACTGGGTTTTGTGGCGCTGCCTAATATCTTCATCTTTCAGGTCTTTTTCCCCCTGATTTCACCGATCATGGATCTGCTGCTCGTTTGGTCGCTGGGCATCGCGGCCTTCAATTACGGGCAACATCCCGCTGAGTTTTCACCGGATGCGCTCTGGCGCGTCCTGTTCTATTACGCCTTGTTTGTGACAGCGGACTACCTGGCCGCCGTGCTGGCTTTTACGCTAGAGCGTCAAGAGAGTTGGAGCCTGTTGGTCTGGCTGTTCTGGCAGCGCTTTTTCTATCGCCAGTTGATGTACTACGTCGCCATCAAGAGCACTCTGACTTCCCTGCGGGGTGTCCTGGTCGGTTGGGGCAAATTGGAGCGTAAAGCGACGGTGACGGTGCGGGAGGCTACTTAAGCCGCTGATTCCCACCAACGCGTGTAATTAACCCCCAGCGCGGCCGCGCCGTCCTCAACCGTCGAGAAATCAAAAAAGGGCAGGTCGTATTTCTGGCATTCCTTTCGATACCATTTGCTTAATTTTAGCTGTTCTTGCAGAAAAGCATGTGCTGCCTTTGCTGATTTTTCCGCCAGCCAGTGCGCTTTTGCCTTTCTGATCATTTTGAAGCGCGCTTCCACTTGCAGGCGCGGATACCCGCAATACACCGGATAGAAGCGACCAGCGGAAGTTTCTTTCAGCTTTTTTGCCTTTGCGGGATCGATCCAGCCGCCTTCGACAATACAAAACGCATCCGCGGCTAAAAGCCGCGCCATAACCTCAAGAGCTATCTTCTCGGTAACTTTTTCCAAAGCGCCCTGATCGTCGACGAATTTTCCAAGAATATCGTAAAAATTATCCAGCTCGACGACCGCGCGCCCATCTCTGGCCGCCAGCATTCTCGCGGCTGTCGACTTTCCGGACGCGCTCGCGCCACCGATGAAATAAATCGAGTTTTTCATCCCGCTGACTTTCCCCCGCGCGAGTTGTACACTCACGCTCAAGGCCGTTCTGGTTTCATCTGATTGCCGGTTCAGAGGTTGCGAT is from Candidatus Competibacteraceae bacterium and encodes:
- a CDS encoding glycosyltransferase — encoded protein: MVKPVFFDPARKRWPRLRAGMMLAALGLTVLLGGLLVSILASPVLPALNLPGASFLPQGAHAVPALPALAPERALTRRERALHKTKLKLARERERDLRQLLSAQVHKVGLIADKPQLAIGFFVNWDDSSMTSLKQNLGSLDMVIAEWLHLAAEDGSLREDDPVRQSQATSYIRTRHPDLPIIPLLNNWNGRDWEGVKVGRVLASQPARTRVIEQLLAYVERHNFAGVSIDFENIPTKAQPDFQRFMAELYTVFHPKNLSVSVNVPASDPAFDYRKLASSADYLILMAYDEHWSTGTPGPIASLPWFAKVLRQRQHDVPAAKMIVAIGNYAYDWEKGHPAEERTFEEAVLVAKESEGAIRLDPVSLNPTFDYADDNDRIHHVWMLDAVTAFNQLVVVGSIRPRGVALWRLGSEDPALWRVFGKTEPMDAARAAALSEIHFGYGLDYEGQGEVLEITARPQPGARTLTFDPKRNLITAEHYTQFPSPYMITRHGGAPRKVALTFDDGPDSRYTPQILDELHKAGVPATFFIIGVNGELNPELLRREVDEGHEIGNHTFTHPNISSISSGQFQLELSATQRLLASAVGRHSLLFRPPYAVDAEPETIDQLRPIEWASEQGYLVVGMQIDPDDWQRPGVEEIVRRTVAEAERGEGNMILLHDAGGDRDQTVEAVPKIVAALRERGFQFVTVSDLLGRSRDAVMPLVPPDSRWQTWWDGAAFGVFNWAAALVHWLFLLGIVLGIARLLFIGVLALYQRWRGRRAVFDPTYAPSVAVIVPAYNEEKVIAQTIASLLASQHPQHFEIIVIDDGSGDATYRVARETFANEPRVRVFTKPNGGKPAALNFGLAQTRAEIVVALDADTVFTRDTINKLVRHFADPRIGAVAGNAKVGNRVNLLTRWQALEYITSQNLDRRAFDVLNCITVVPGAVGAWRRELIVQTGGFTHLTLAEDADLTMEIRKLGHAIAYEDEAVALTEAPDTVRGFIRQRYRWMYGTMQAAWKHRDVLFRPRHGALGFVALPNIFIFQVFFPLISPIMDLLLVWSLGIAAFNYGQHPAEFSPDALWRVLFYYALFVTADYLAAVLAFTLERQESWSLLVWLFWQRFFYRQLMYYVAIKSTLTSLRGVLVGWGKLERKATVTVREAT